A stretch of the Ochrobactrum sp. BTU1 genome encodes the following:
- a CDS encoding SDR family oxidoreductase produces MSTVSPTDTSRSDTPKADAERKTLVLTGASRGIGHATVKRFSRAGWRVITCSRQDFAENCPWPAGPEDHIKVDLADQEDVGKAIAEIRRRLEANGSKLHALVNNAGISPKAEGGKRLNSIETPMAVWRDVFQVNFMAPIMLARGLFKELEAAQGSVVNVTSIAGSRVHPFAGTAYATSKAALAALTREMASDFGPHGIRVNAIAPGEIDTAILSPGTDKLVEQLPMRRLGKTSEVAETIYYLCSEASSYVTGSEIHINGGQHV; encoded by the coding sequence ATGTCTACAGTTTCCCCAACCGATACGTCCCGGTCTGATACTCCCAAGGCAGATGCGGAACGTAAAACCCTTGTTCTGACAGGGGCAAGCCGTGGCATTGGTCATGCGACGGTCAAACGTTTTTCGCGCGCTGGCTGGCGCGTCATCACCTGCTCGCGTCAGGATTTCGCTGAGAATTGTCCATGGCCAGCGGGACCGGAAGATCACATCAAGGTTGACCTTGCCGATCAGGAAGACGTGGGCAAAGCCATTGCTGAAATCCGCCGCCGCCTTGAGGCCAATGGCAGCAAGCTGCACGCGCTCGTCAACAATGCAGGTATTTCGCCAAAGGCAGAGGGTGGAAAGCGCCTGAACTCGATTGAAACGCCGATGGCTGTGTGGCGCGACGTGTTTCAGGTGAACTTCATGGCGCCCATCATGCTGGCGCGTGGCCTGTTCAAGGAGCTTGAAGCTGCGCAAGGCTCGGTGGTCAACGTGACGTCGATTGCCGGAAGTCGCGTTCATCCTTTTGCTGGCACGGCTTATGCGACCTCGAAGGCAGCTCTTGCAGCGCTCACGCGTGAAATGGCGTCGGATTTCGGTCCGCATGGCATTCGCGTCAATGCGATTGCTCCGGGTGAGATCGATACCGCCATTCTATCACCCGGTACGGATAAACTTGTCGAACAATTGCCGATGCGTCGTCTTGGCAAGACGTCAGAAGTGGCCGAGACAATCTACTATCTTTGCTCCGAAGCCTCGTCTTATGTGACAGGATCGGAAATCCATATCAATGGCGGCCAGCACGTCTGA
- a CDS encoding penicillin-binding protein — protein sequence MASRDGRNGRIEPSFGKPEEKEEDVFRVDEEERMARPQRKSKPSKDREPRGSSRKPKKRGGFFGFVRRAFYWCLVLGLWGGIAFAGMLVYFAAKMPPTTDWTIPDRPPNVRIVDVGGNLIANRGTTGGEAVGLHEMSPFIPQAVMAIEDRRFMSHFGIDPIGLARAIVTNVTSGRAVQGGSTLTQQLAKNLFLSPDRTLERKVQEVMLALWLEHKYTKEQILEMYLNRVYLGSGAYGVDAASRRYFGKSAKDVNLMEAATLAGLLKAPSRLSPARDPEAASARAKLVLGAMREEGMIDDRQVAIAESEPLARAASYWQGSENYFADRVVAEIPALIGETKTDITVETTVDLNLQRAGEEAIKDQITANGKKMNVSQGALVSIDGTGAVRALVGGYDYAASQFDRVTDARRQPASSFKPFVYLTALEQGRTPDSVRNDAPVRIGKWTPSNDNGKYMGEVTLATALSHSLNSVSAQLVMEVGPQTVIDTAHRLGVLSKLEPNASLALGTSEVSLLELADAYVPFANGGYRAPVYFITKITDSEGKVLYQRQDGVGPRVIDERNVGMMNAMLRKTVEDGTAKRAAFGWPAAGKTGTSQNFRDAWFVGYTANLTTGVWFGNDDGKGMKRVFGSTLPVAAWKTFMKEAHKGVPVAELPGHYDIQNIVPGGSDGIDPNNPYEPGMIPQGGYGDQPMAGNGDDGYWPPAPDSPARNTVQQGQQPGTPANYPVNDNGAPLPPGDVGGQQPQQNRDSTTLLDIIMGNSQ from the coding sequence AGGAGCGCATGGCCCGCCCGCAACGGAAAAGCAAGCCATCGAAAGATCGCGAACCACGCGGGTCAAGCCGCAAGCCAAAAAAGCGTGGCGGCTTTTTCGGCTTTGTTCGCCGCGCTTTCTACTGGTGTCTGGTGCTCGGCCTATGGGGTGGCATCGCATTCGCCGGTATGCTTGTCTATTTTGCGGCCAAGATGCCACCGACAACCGACTGGACTATTCCGGATCGTCCGCCGAATGTGCGTATCGTTGATGTCGGAGGCAATCTGATTGCCAATCGTGGCACCACCGGCGGTGAAGCCGTCGGCCTGCATGAAATGTCGCCATTTATTCCGCAAGCCGTCATGGCGATCGAAGATCGCCGTTTCATGTCACATTTCGGTATCGATCCAATCGGTCTGGCGCGTGCAATTGTAACCAACGTGACCTCCGGCCGCGCGGTTCAGGGTGGCTCGACACTGACCCAGCAGCTTGCCAAGAACCTGTTCCTTTCACCGGACCGCACACTGGAACGTAAGGTGCAGGAAGTGATGCTCGCTCTCTGGCTTGAGCATAAATATACCAAAGAGCAGATCTTGGAGATGTATCTGAACCGGGTTTATCTCGGTTCTGGAGCCTATGGCGTCGATGCTGCGTCACGCCGCTATTTCGGAAAGTCCGCCAAGGACGTAAATCTAATGGAAGCGGCAACCCTTGCCGGTCTTCTCAAGGCGCCTTCACGCCTCTCGCCCGCACGCGACCCGGAAGCAGCAAGCGCTCGTGCCAAGCTTGTGCTTGGTGCCATGCGTGAAGAAGGCATGATCGATGACCGTCAGGTGGCAATTGCGGAAAGCGAGCCACTGGCGCGCGCCGCCTCTTACTGGCAGGGTTCTGAAAACTATTTTGCCGACCGCGTTGTAGCCGAAATTCCAGCGCTCATCGGCGAGACTAAAACCGACATCACCGTTGAAACCACCGTTGATCTCAATCTGCAACGCGCCGGTGAAGAAGCAATCAAGGATCAAATTACTGCAAACGGCAAGAAGATGAATGTGAGCCAGGGAGCGCTCGTTTCCATCGATGGTACGGGTGCAGTGCGCGCATTGGTTGGTGGCTATGATTATGCCGCCAGCCAGTTCGACCGCGTTACCGATGCGCGTCGTCAGCCCGCCTCTTCCTTCAAGCCTTTCGTCTATCTAACCGCTCTGGAGCAGGGCCGCACACCGGATTCCGTGCGCAATGATGCGCCAGTGCGTATTGGTAAATGGACGCCGAGCAACGACAACGGCAAATATATGGGCGAAGTGACACTGGCGACCGCATTGTCCCACTCGCTTAATTCCGTTTCAGCACAGCTCGTGATGGAAGTCGGCCCACAGACCGTGATCGACACTGCCCATCGCCTCGGCGTGCTGTCGAAGCTCGAACCCAATGCCTCGCTCGCACTCGGTACTTCGGAAGTCTCTTTGCTTGAGCTGGCCGATGCCTATGTGCCGTTCGCCAATGGTGGCTATCGTGCGCCGGTCTATTTCATCACCAAGATCACGGATTCGGAAGGTAAGGTTCTCTATCAAAGACAGGATGGCGTCGGCCCGCGTGTGATTGATGAGCGCAATGTCGGCATGATGAATGCAATGCTGCGCAAGACAGTGGAAGATGGCACCGCAAAACGCGCAGCTTTCGGCTGGCCAGCTGCAGGCAAAACCGGGACAAGCCAGAATTTCCGCGATGCTTGGTTTGTCGGCTATACCGCCAATCTCACCACAGGTGTCTGGTTCGGCAATGATGACGGCAAGGGCATGAAGCGCGTCTTCGGCTCGACATTGCCTGTCGCCGCATGGAAAACCTTTATGAAGGAAGCCCATAAGGGCGTGCCTGTTGCAGAACTGCCCGGCCATTACGACATTCAGAACATCGTACCGGGTGGCAGCGACGGCATCGATCCGAACAACCCATATGAACCGGGTATGATTCCGCAGGGTGGCTATGGCGACCAGCCAATGGCTGGCAATGGCGATGATGGCTATTGGCCACCAGCACCCGACTCCCCTGCCCGAAACACGGTTCAGCAAGGTCAGCAGCCCGGCACACCGGCCAATTATCCGGTCAATGACAATGGCGCACCATTGCCTCCGGGCGATGTTGGCGGACAGCAGCCACAACAGAACCGTGATTCAACCACGCTTCTCGATATCATCATGGGCAATTCGCAGTAG